One segment of Deltaproteobacteria bacterium DNA contains the following:
- a CDS encoding ABC transporter permease, with protein MGFLLDSLRDSLALIATGDPAFTHAVWMSLYVSFWSIIFASLIGIPAGLAVGLSEFPLKRSVITALNSLMAVPTVLIGLLVYGFISRQGPAGGLGLLFTPSAIIAGDAFLAAPIVANLALSSVRGAHAAILPTAKTLGADRFQSLFMLMSEIRFGMMAAVIAGFGRVVSEVGVAMMLGGNILGYTRTMTTAIALETSKGEFALGIALGIVLMGVALAVNVIFQFLQKR; from the coding sequence GTGGGTTTTCTGCTCGACTCGTTGAGGGACTCCCTCGCTTTGATTGCGACGGGGGATCCGGCGTTCACGCACGCGGTGTGGATGTCCCTGTACGTTTCGTTCTGGTCGATCATTTTCGCTTCACTCATCGGTATCCCGGCGGGGCTCGCGGTCGGGCTTTCGGAATTTCCGTTGAAGCGGAGCGTCATCACCGCGCTCAACAGCCTGATGGCGGTCCCGACGGTGCTGATCGGACTGTTGGTCTACGGGTTCATCAGCCGGCAGGGGCCTGCCGGGGGGCTTGGCCTCCTGTTCACCCCATCCGCAATCATCGCCGGAGACGCGTTTCTCGCCGCCCCGATCGTGGCCAACCTGGCGTTGAGCTCGGTGCGCGGCGCGCATGCCGCCATCCTTCCCACCGCGAAAACATTGGGCGCCGACCGGTTCCAGAGCCTGTTCATGCTAATGTCCGAGATCAGGTTCGGGATGATGGCCGCCGTGATCGCAGGGTTCGGCCGGGTCGTTTCCGAGGTCGGCGTTGCGATGATGCTTGGCGGGAACATCCTCGGTTACACGAGGACGATGACCACAGCCATCGCCCTGGAGACCAGCAAGGGGGAGTTCGCCCTGGGGATCGCGCTGGGGATCGTGCTTATGGGGGTCGCGCTGGCGGTGAATGTCATATTCCAGTTTCTGCAGAAGAGGTAG
- a CDS encoding ABC transporter ATP-binding protein codes for MDPLFFLEAVGKRYGDREVLSVPSLEIREGSFLLLTGPNGSGKTTLLSILAFLLRPTAGKLFYAGRRVDWKGRSLVALRREVTLLHQSPYLFEETVDSNVAYGLNVRGIEGGNRKERVDEALKMVGLQRFGDRRARALSGGEMQRVALARALAISPRVLLLDEPLANVDRESAEVIRGIISGLPARGTTVLMATHDPDRTGGGNGGFIRLEEGKLSQGRCGAGGFDDRKMNDRAASDDDIRRG; via the coding sequence GTGGATCCTCTCTTCTTTCTGGAGGCTGTCGGAAAACGGTACGGGGACAGGGAAGTTCTTTCCGTCCCTTCGCTGGAGATCCGGGAGGGGAGCTTCCTGCTCCTCACCGGCCCGAACGGCTCGGGGAAGACCACGCTCCTTTCGATACTTGCTTTCCTGCTCCGTCCGACGGCCGGAAAGTTGTTCTACGCGGGGAGGCGCGTGGATTGGAAGGGGCGGTCCCTCGTGGCGTTGCGCCGTGAAGTGACGCTTCTCCACCAGTCGCCATACCTCTTCGAGGAAACGGTCGACTCCAATGTCGCTTACGGCCTCAATGTCAGGGGAATCGAAGGCGGGAACCGGAAAGAAAGGGTTGACGAAGCGTTGAAAATGGTAGGATTGCAAAGGTTCGGGGACCGGCGGGCACGCGCGCTGTCGGGAGGCGAAATGCAGCGGGTGGCCCTTGCGAGGGCCCTTGCGATTTCGCCCCGCGTTCTCCTTCTGGACGAGCCGCTTGCCAATGTGGACCGTGAGAGCGCGGAAGTGATCCGGGGGATCATCTCCGGATTACCCGCCCGCGGAACCACCGTTCTCATGGCTACGCACGACCCGGACCGGACAGGTGGGGGTAACGGCGGCTTCATACGCCTCGAGGAAGGGAAACTTTCCCAAGGGCGATGCGGGGCCGGCGGATTCGACGACAGGAAGATGAATGACCGAGCGGCTTCGGATGACGACATTCGACGAGGCTAA
- a CDS encoding molybdopterin molybdotransferase MoeA codes for MTTFDEAKDLILSRVSPLGRERVSISAAAGRVLAEEIRAPWDMPYWDNSAMDGYAVRSVDCAVPSTLTITGYQAAGDAVSPRVSPGCAVKIMTGSPIPEGCDAVVPFEETEESGGFVKVLSLAKPRAHIRFRGEDVRAGDLVIPAGTVLRPPEISMLASFGRAFVSACRRARVAVLSTGDELVELGEPLSPGKIINSNTHSLAAAVEEAGAVPVLLGIAPDDKEALREKIEEGLKADILVTSAGVSAGDRDFVREVMSELSVKEVFWKVGVKPGSPTAFGTKDGKLVFSLPGNPVSSLVTFEVFVRPALLKMMGHPDPLKRLVKATLKEPVRKKAGRVHFFRVRVCVEDGEYAALTSGDQNTGILRTMVQANGIAVLPADRTVFESGEKVDVYLLYQSTSP; via the coding sequence ATGACGACATTCGACGAGGCTAAAGACCTGATCCTTTCCCGCGTCTCGCCGCTGGGGCGCGAAAGGGTCTCAATCTCCGCGGCGGCCGGCAGAGTGCTCGCCGAGGAAATCCGCGCACCGTGGGACATGCCGTATTGGGACAACTCCGCCATGGACGGCTACGCCGTCCGGAGCGTCGATTGCGCCGTGCCTTCGACGCTTACGATCACCGGATACCAGGCGGCCGGGGATGCAGTAAGCCCCAGGGTCTCCCCCGGCTGTGCCGTCAAGATAATGACCGGCTCCCCCATCCCGGAAGGGTGCGACGCCGTCGTTCCCTTCGAGGAAACGGAAGAGTCCGGTGGTTTCGTGAAGGTGCTTTCACTTGCAAAGCCGCGCGCACACATAAGGTTCCGCGGAGAAGACGTGAGGGCGGGAGACCTCGTCATCCCCGCGGGGACGGTGCTCCGCCCGCCTGAAATCAGCATGCTGGCGTCGTTCGGCAGGGCGTTCGTCTCCGCCTGCCGCCGGGCAAGGGTAGCGGTGCTCTCCACCGGCGACGAGTTGGTAGAGCTCGGCGAACCGCTTTCCCCGGGCAAGATCATCAACAGCAACACCCATTCGCTCGCCGCCGCCGTCGAGGAGGCGGGCGCCGTGCCGGTGCTTCTCGGCATCGCCCCTGACGACAAGGAAGCATTAAGGGAGAAGATCGAGGAAGGGCTCAAGGCGGATATCCTTGTCACCTCGGCCGGGGTGTCCGCGGGCGACAGGGACTTCGTCCGCGAAGTGATGTCCGAACTTTCCGTGAAGGAGGTTTTCTGGAAGGTGGGCGTCAAGCCGGGGAGTCCAACGGCTTTTGGAACGAAGGACGGCAAGCTCGTATTCTCATTGCCCGGGAACCCGGTATCTTCACTCGTTACCTTCGAGGTTTTCGTCCGGCCTGCACTCCTTAAAATGATGGGGCATCCGGATCCGCTGAAACGTCTCGTCAAAGCGACCCTGAAGGAGCCCGTCCGCAAGAAGGCGGGAAGGGTTCATTTCTTCCGCGTCCGGGTGTGTGTGGAGGACGGGGAGTATGCCGCCCTGACATCGGGAGACCAGAACACCGGCATACTGCGTACGATGGTCCAGGCCAACGGGATAGCCGTCCTTCCGGCGGATCGAACCGTCTTCGAATCGGGCGAAAAGGTTGACGTTTATCTCCTTTACCAGTCAACATCCCCTTGA
- a CDS encoding DUF3365 domain-containing protein, with protein sequence MSELQIMAARKTRVDRYILLAALVWTALVGSALLYNVREYRSAIRDIARSEARSSINKDLVYHRWASTHGGLYVPVTKDTPPNPYLSGRGERDVRTPSNRLLTLINPEEMTRQAHELGLERYGFRGHITSLKPIRPGNAPDPWEAEALRACEHGEAEVSSVETIEGKPFLRLMRPFAAEPHCLACHGGQGYKEGDIRGGISVSVPLEPFEGAMAAQLRTESTGYGLMWLLGLAGIGAGGFRIRKQIRERDRSDEALRDAHQRLTFNIERMPMGYIVWGSDFRVREWNPAAEKIFGWSAEEAVGRHSYELIVPHETQPVMDMVWAKLLDGEELIHSVTKNLRREGKEIRCEWFNAPLRGADGSLIGVISMVHDITEKGRLEQQLQTAQRMETVGTLAGGIAHDFNNALTGILGFGQLLRLKMAGDQKVTGDLDEIMRCAERAATLTRQLLTFARRQVIEPVNLDLNAAVVDLMKLIGKLAGENIEVKGVFAEGVPTIRADRAQLEQVLVNLCLNARDAMAAGGVLTVKTGEITVDEPYIDRHPYAKAGRYASLEISDTGTGMDEKTRERVFEPFFTTKAPDKGTGLGLAMVYGIVKQHEGFIHLYSEPGKGTTFKVYFPAVQAAPDAIKEKSAEPLRGGSETILLAEDEDTIRTLAERILREYGYTVLTARNGEEAIETFRRNRGISLAVLDVVMPGMGGKDAFEAMRADKQELKAIFTSGYSADAVKESFVMKPGMLFLPKPYTPTILARKVREALDSPSI encoded by the coding sequence ATGAGCGAATTGCAGATAATGGCCGCCCGCAAGACCCGCGTAGATCGATATATCCTTCTCGCCGCCCTGGTCTGGACGGCGCTTGTCGGCTCCGCCCTTCTGTACAATGTCCGCGAATACCGGAGCGCTATCCGCGACATTGCGCGTTCGGAAGCCCGATCGAGCATCAACAAGGATCTCGTATACCACCGTTGGGCATCGACGCATGGCGGGTTGTACGTTCCCGTTACGAAAGATACTCCGCCGAATCCTTACCTGTCGGGCCGCGGCGAGCGCGACGTCCGGACGCCTTCGAACCGCCTGCTGACCCTGATAAATCCGGAGGAGATGACGCGCCAGGCCCATGAGCTGGGCCTGGAGCGGTACGGGTTCCGCGGGCACATAACGAGCCTCAAACCGATCCGCCCCGGGAACGCCCCGGATCCATGGGAGGCCGAAGCGCTCCGTGCCTGCGAACACGGCGAGGCGGAGGTAAGCTCCGTCGAAACGATCGAGGGCAAGCCCTTTCTGCGGTTGATGCGTCCCTTTGCGGCCGAGCCGCACTGCCTCGCCTGCCACGGAGGGCAGGGATACAAGGAAGGCGACATCCGCGGGGGGATCAGCGTGTCCGTTCCGCTCGAACCGTTTGAGGGCGCGATGGCGGCGCAGCTGCGGACGGAATCGACCGGATACGGTCTTATGTGGTTACTCGGACTGGCGGGCATCGGCGCGGGGGGCTTCCGCATCCGGAAACAGATTCGAGAGCGCGACAGGTCCGATGAAGCGCTGCGCGACGCGCACCAGCGGCTTACCTTCAATATCGAGCGTATGCCGATGGGGTACATCGTGTGGGGAAGCGATTTCAGGGTGCGGGAGTGGAATCCGGCGGCGGAAAAGATCTTCGGGTGGTCCGCCGAAGAGGCCGTCGGAAGGCATTCCTACGAGCTGATCGTTCCCCACGAAACCCAGCCGGTTATGGATATGGTCTGGGCGAAACTGCTGGATGGGGAAGAGCTGATACACTCCGTCACCAAAAACCTGAGGCGGGAAGGAAAGGAAATCCGGTGCGAGTGGTTCAACGCCCCCTTGCGCGGCGCTGACGGAAGCTTGATAGGCGTGATTTCCATGGTCCACGACATCACGGAGAAGGGACGGCTCGAGCAGCAGCTTCAGACTGCGCAGCGGATGGAGACGGTGGGGACGCTTGCCGGCGGCATCGCGCACGATTTCAACAACGCGCTGACGGGGATACTCGGATTCGGCCAGTTGCTGCGGTTGAAGATGGCCGGGGATCAGAAGGTGACGGGCGATCTCGACGAGATAATGCGCTGCGCCGAACGGGCCGCGACGTTGACGAGGCAGCTTCTGACATTCGCACGGCGCCAGGTGATCGAGCCTGTCAACCTGGACCTCAACGCAGCCGTCGTCGACCTCATGAAGCTCATCGGGAAACTGGCGGGGGAGAATATCGAGGTAAAGGGGGTCTTCGCCGAAGGCGTTCCCACCATCCGCGCGGACCGCGCCCAACTCGAGCAGGTGCTCGTAAACCTGTGCCTGAACGCCCGGGACGCCATGGCAGCCGGGGGTGTCCTGACGGTGAAAACCGGAGAGATCACCGTCGATGAACCGTACATCGACCGGCATCCGTACGCGAAGGCGGGACGGTATGCGTCGCTGGAAATTTCGGACACCGGGACAGGCATGGACGAAAAGACGCGCGAGCGCGTGTTCGAGCCGTTCTTCACCACGAAGGCACCGGACAAGGGGACGGGGCTCGGGCTGGCGATGGTGTACGGGATAGTGAAGCAGCACGAAGGGTTCATCCACCTGTACAGCGAACCGGGGAAGGGAACCACTTTCAAGGTATACTTTCCGGCGGTACAGGCTGCCCCGGACGCCATCAAGGAAAAAAGTGCGGAGCCGCTCCGGGGCGGGTCTGAAACGATCCTGCTGGCGGAGGACGAAGATACGATCCGGACGCTCGCGGAACGGATTCTCAGGGAGTACGGTTACACGGTGCTGACGGCACGGAACGGGGAGGAGGCGATCGAGACCTTCCGCCGGAACAGAGGAATATCGCTTGCGGTGCTGGATGTCGTCATGCCCGGAATGGGCGGCAAGGATGCCTTCGAGGCGATGCGCGCGGACAAGCAGGAGTTGAAGGCCATCTTCACGAGCGGTTACTCGGCCGACGCGGTGAAGGAATCGTTCGTCATGAAGCCCGGCATGCTTTTCCTGCCCAAGCCGTACACTCCCACCATCCTGGCCCGGAAAGTGCGGGAAGCGCTCGATTCCCCCTCGATTTGA
- a CDS encoding D-tyrosyl-tRNA(Tyr) deacylase codes for MRVLIQRVKSASVSVEGKVLGQIGKGLLVFAGFRHGDDESRIRWMCEKILRLRIFEDEAGKMNLSVAEAGGGILVVSQFTLYGDASKGNRPSFTEAAPPEIAEPLYDEMVRLLREVAPLPVETGAFRAVMAVSLVNDGPVTILLEK; via the coding sequence ATGCGCGTCCTTATCCAGCGCGTAAAGAGCGCCTCCGTTTCCGTGGAGGGGAAGGTCCTCGGGCAAATCGGAAAAGGGCTTCTCGTCTTCGCGGGATTCAGGCACGGAGACGATGAATCGCGCATTCGGTGGATGTGCGAGAAGATACTGCGCCTGCGTATATTCGAGGACGAGGCCGGGAAGATGAACCTTTCCGTCGCCGAAGCGGGCGGGGGGATCCTCGTCGTTTCGCAATTCACGCTCTACGGAGACGCGTCGAAGGGGAACCGCCCCTCGTTTACGGAAGCCGCCCCGCCGGAGATCGCCGAGCCTCTTTACGACGAAATGGTCCGCCTTCTTCGGGAGGTGGCACCGCTGCCCGTGGAAACCGGCGCGTTCCGCGCCGTGATGGCCGTATCGCTTGTGAACGACGGCCCGGTGACTATTCTTCTGGAGAAGTAG
- a CDS encoding transcriptional regulator, with translation MTRKYMKVGIMSREDFKKRTIGIAKGEYKPRKDEPKIWFESIQSFAQVLSDDNRLLLHIIEERKPKSLRELEVLSGRKKSNLSRTLHTLAGYGIIDLVRKETRELEPHVKANQFSLEIGLPPVCGFCR, from the coding sequence ATGACACGTAAGTACATGAAGGTCGGAATTATGTCCCGCGAGGATTTCAAGAAAAGGACCATCGGCATCGCCAAAGGCGAATACAAGCCGCGCAAGGACGAGCCGAAAATCTGGTTTGAGTCCATCCAGTCGTTTGCCCAGGTGCTAAGCGACGACAACCGGCTTCTGCTACATATTATTGAAGAGCGGAAACCAAAGTCGCTCCGTGAATTGGAAGTGCTGTCCGGTCGAAAGAAAAGCAATCTATCCCGTACCTTACACACTTTGGCGGGATACGGCATAATCGATTTAGTGCGGAAAGAGACACGAGAACTGGAGCCGCATGTCAAGGCAAACCAATTCTCTTTGGAGATAGGTCTGCCCCCGGTATGTGGCTTTTGCAGGTAA
- the cmr1 gene encoding type III-B CRISPR module RAMP protein Cmr1 — protein MKRVEFMLEFVTPGFLGGADNKTTSEWRAQSIRGQLRWWIRAVAGGFYKGDIAKVRTVEDTLFGTTSLSSAVRVIPTGPPPKAVKNGGECVWGNTIDENGLAGRWGDSTAETKARLKLRGKSNSIYYLGYGVIVWNKEKKFVEYVRSRIEAGNRANFILQIQRPASECFELLAKSVRAWLFLGGIGAKSRKGFGSMCCTDVSNDILGSKGKFIPSNIGEFKEGLKDILEGIRNSGTGSASVEAPCEWSHFSPASMVCIGKTSHNNWVDAMMATGSWLIAFRRRYGYPNDARTWRGNNIGQDYDWAAPNGSKRRGNIPDRSGFGLPLPFGMGGETVTWMNVGGGGKEVEDNRRASPLLIHIAKLGKDYYPIFTFLPARLVPEGAMLGFKNHSSSFTFSETSNQRSVGRHFLDDLVVKKLVEEVR, from the coding sequence ATGAAAAGGGTCGAATTCATGCTTGAATTTGTCACACCCGGTTTTTTAGGGGGCGCGGACAACAAGACCACGTCGGAGTGGCGTGCCCAGTCGATTAGGGGCCAGCTTAGGTGGTGGATCCGGGCTGTGGCTGGGGGCTTTTACAAGGGAGACATCGCTAAGGTCCGCACAGTTGAGGATACCCTTTTCGGTACGACGTCCTTGTCTTCGGCGGTTCGGGTAATCCCGACAGGGCCGCCGCCGAAGGCTGTGAAGAATGGTGGTGAGTGTGTTTGGGGTAATACCATAGACGAAAATGGGCTCGCCGGGAGGTGGGGAGACTCAACCGCAGAAACGAAAGCCAGGCTCAAATTAAGAGGCAAATCAAATTCAATTTATTATCTCGGCTATGGTGTGATTGTCTGGAATAAGGAAAAGAAGTTCGTGGAATATGTCCGTAGCAGGATTGAAGCGGGCAACAGGGCCAACTTCATCTTACAAATCCAGCGGCCTGCCTCCGAGTGCTTCGAGTTGCTTGCGAAGTCAGTCCGGGCATGGCTTTTCCTGGGAGGTATCGGCGCCAAGAGCCGGAAGGGGTTCGGCTCGATGTGCTGCACGGATGTATCCAACGACATTTTGGGGTCAAAAGGCAAGTTTATTCCCTCAAACATCGGAGAGTTCAAGGAGGGACTCAAGGACATCTTGGAAGGCATACGTAATTCAGGAACCGGATCGGCTTCTGTAGAGGCTCCATGCGAGTGGTCGCATTTTTCACCTGCCTCGATGGTTTGCATCGGCAAGACATCACACAATAACTGGGTAGACGCCATGATGGCCACCGGAAGCTGGCTGATCGCTTTCCGGCGCCGCTACGGTTATCCAAACGACGCCAGAACTTGGCGCGGGAATAATATCGGACAGGATTACGATTGGGCGGCTCCGAATGGAAGCAAACGGCGCGGGAATATTCCCGATCGTTCCGGATTTGGTTTGCCGCTTCCCTTCGGGATGGGGGGTGAGACCGTCACCTGGATGAACGTCGGAGGGGGTGGTAAGGAAGTCGAGGACAATCGGAGGGCCTCGCCCCTTCTCATACATATCGCGAAGTTGGGAAAAGACTATTACCCTATTTTCACCTTCCTGCCCGCCCGCCTTGTGCCCGAAGGAGCTATGCTTGGATTCAAAAACCATTCTTCCTCCTTCACCTTCTCCGAGACGAGCAATCAACGTTCGGTCGGCCGTCATTTCCTCGATGACTTGGTGGTGAAAAAACTTGTCGAGGAGGTGCGTTGA
- the cmr4 gene encoding type III-B CRISPR module RAMP protein Cmr4: MGGKTFGPIGVLGLYTETALHCGAESGLGYVDLPVQRERHTNFPVIPGSSIKGVLRDEMKGKPGDTGKLSDEEVKKFFGSEDAKTPGSVSFGDGIVAVFPIRSTGVPFHWVTCPFVLERVFRAMGTAWTEKGTPPRDKAWGKGNGELLLEEIHVVKDISKAALFNGGKGQGLGLLLSLLPASNEYQYTRDQFLDRLLVLNDEDFGELVDTGTDVVTRIKLNALGTTVNLKEGVHPEISRKENREGNMFVEELVPPESLFVCPLRAPADTAFDSQKLPVVIRLGGDETIGRGVTRVTFR, translated from the coding sequence ATGGGCGGAAAAACGTTCGGCCCCATCGGGGTCCTGGGTCTTTACACGGAGACGGCGCTTCATTGCGGCGCCGAGAGTGGGTTGGGATATGTTGATCTTCCCGTACAGAGGGAGCGGCACACCAACTTTCCTGTCATTCCGGGGTCCAGCATCAAGGGCGTCCTCCGGGACGAGATGAAGGGGAAACCGGGTGACACGGGGAAGCTGAGTGACGAAGAGGTGAAAAAGTTTTTCGGTTCAGAGGACGCCAAGACGCCCGGCTCCGTTTCCTTCGGCGACGGCATTGTAGCGGTTTTCCCAATACGTTCGACGGGAGTGCCGTTCCACTGGGTGACATGTCCTTTCGTCCTGGAGCGGGTCTTCCGTGCCATGGGTACCGCGTGGACGGAAAAGGGGACTCCACCGAGGGACAAGGCATGGGGCAAGGGAAATGGAGAGTTGTTGCTCGAAGAGATCCATGTGGTGAAGGATATTTCAAAAGCTGCTCTATTCAATGGCGGTAAAGGCCAGGGGCTGGGTCTTCTCCTTTCGCTTCTTCCGGCCTCCAATGAATATCAATATACCAGGGACCAGTTCCTCGACCGGCTCCTCGTGCTCAACGATGAAGACTTCGGCGAGCTTGTCGATACGGGGACGGATGTGGTGACGCGGATAAAGCTCAACGCCCTCGGGACGACGGTGAATCTCAAGGAAGGCGTGCATCCGGAAATAAGCAGGAAGGAAAACCGCGAGGGGAATATGTTTGTGGAGGAGCTTGTTCCGCCGGAATCCCTATTCGTCTGTCCTCTGCGTGCTCCCGCCGATACCGCATTCGATTCCCAAAAATTACCCGTTGTCATCCGGCTGGGGGGCGATGAGACAATCGGCCGGGGTGTCACGCGCGTGACTTTCAGATAA
- the cmr5 gene encoding type III-B CRISPR module-associated protein Cmr5 codes for MMTREQKRARFALEKIQSVASGTDKVKYKTQLLKLPGRLHSNGLGQTVAFYLSAGKDKPEAKICGWLGEWLKPHVYSKECFKEGKLICWITGEGVQAGPDLDPEDLYRRASVEARALSLWLKRFAEAFLEE; via the coding sequence ATGATGACGAGAGAGCAGAAGCGTGCCCGGTTCGCTCTGGAAAAGATTCAATCGGTGGCAAGTGGCACTGACAAGGTTAAATACAAGACCCAGCTTCTCAAGTTGCCGGGCCGGTTGCACAGCAACGGGCTGGGGCAGACAGTGGCGTTCTACCTGTCGGCAGGTAAAGACAAGCCCGAGGCGAAGATATGCGGATGGCTTGGCGAATGGCTGAAGCCGCATGTCTATTCCAAGGAATGCTTCAAAGAAGGGAAATTGATTTGCTGGATAACCGGCGAGGGTGTGCAGGCGGGGCCAGATCTGGATCCGGAGGATTTGTACCGGAGGGCTTCGGTGGAAGCCCGTGCGCTGTCGTTATGGCTTAAACGTTTCGCGGAAGCTTTCCTGGAGGAATAG
- the cmr6 gene encoding type III-B CRISPR module RAMP protein Cmr6 → MGRLPLPRNIARWLDLSNYRGNLSLLFDRGMDGYGQEWGIRKADPKKGEEEGRKKFLTDFVESFSKAPLPEYDAFIARRHASFEFGVKAGGFSAKRVELKSGNRLVIGLGLPHPTETGFLFDRLTGCPYLPGSSVKGMLRAAAGLTAEGNLEGDTVFWRYHQRRIFGSDKSDPAGLAKGRMVFYDAFPKKWPRLAIDILTPHYPGYYSGKGNPYPGDWESPRPIPLITIEAGATFVFHIESIEREEKDRKQDELAVEGLLTVALDWLGIGGKKSAGYGMIWEKVETPVATGN, encoded by the coding sequence ATGGGACGACTGCCGTTGCCACGCAATATCGCCCGGTGGCTGGATTTATCGAATTACAGGGGTAACTTGTCGCTCCTGTTCGACAGGGGGATGGACGGCTATGGGCAGGAATGGGGGATCCGCAAGGCCGACCCAAAGAAGGGGGAAGAGGAGGGGCGAAAGAAATTCCTCACCGATTTTGTCGAATCCTTCTCGAAAGCTCCCCTGCCCGAATACGATGCTTTTATCGCCAGGAGGCATGCTTCCTTTGAATTTGGGGTTAAGGCTGGCGGTTTTTCCGCGAAAAGAGTGGAACTGAAGTCCGGGAACAGGTTGGTCATCGGGTTGGGACTTCCTCATCCCACCGAGACAGGATTCCTTTTCGACCGCCTCACAGGTTGCCCCTACCTACCGGGGTCGAGTGTGAAAGGGATGCTCCGTGCGGCCGCGGGCTTGACGGCTGAGGGGAACCTCGAAGGCGATACTGTTTTCTGGCGCTACCACCAGCGACGGATATTCGGCTCCGATAAGAGTGATCCTGCGGGTCTCGCGAAAGGGAGGATGGTGTTTTACGATGCCTTTCCCAAGAAATGGCCGCGTCTTGCGATAGATATCCTGACGCCGCACTATCCTGGGTATTACTCGGGAAAGGGGAACCCTTATCCGGGCGATTGGGAGAGCCCCCGGCCCATACCTCTCATCACTATCGAGGCCGGTGCGACGTTCGTCTTTCATATAGAGTCCATCGAACGGGAAGAGAAGGATAGAAAACAAGACGAATTAGCCGTGGAAGGTTTGCTGACCGTCGCGCTCGATTGGCTCGGGATCGGCGGCAAGAAGTCCGCCGGATACGGGATGATTTGGGAGAAAGTCGAGACTCCTGTTGCGACAGGAAATTAG